From Candidatus Thermoplasmatota archaeon, one genomic window encodes:
- a CDS encoding HAD-IA family hydrolase, which produces MVKAVFFDFGGTLMSTESDRKAHWKLMKAVKRRYNLRAPIKELVEKYEYCTHTYPNPLKYEQSHGLKNINNAFSQILKEENKIPDYDWFWEEYLKAHLKNVRLNKRARVILRNIKAKKLHLGLISDVDNAYLHEQLKALKILKFFDSITTSEEVGVRKPSKKIFKIALKKAKCEPRNALYIGDSIERDILGARAVGMIPILFSSNLSSSSLKSPIIKINSLLELRNIVSVQTCKFHGLKPF; this is translated from the coding sequence ATGGTAAAAGCTGTGTTTTTTGATTTTGGCGGTACTCTTATGAGCACCGAGAGTGATAGGAAAGCTCATTGGAAACTAATGAAAGCCGTAAAACGGAGATACAATCTTAGAGCGCCAATAAAAGAGCTAGTAGAAAAATACGAATACTGCACCCATACTTACCCAAACCCTTTAAAGTATGAGCAATCGCATGGCTTGAAGAACATAAATAACGCATTCTCACAAATATTAAAAGAAGAAAATAAAATTCCTGACTACGATTGGTTTTGGGAAGAGTATCTCAAAGCTCATTTGAAAAACGTACGGCTTAACAAACGTGCAAGAGTTATATTAAGAAATATAAAAGCTAAAAAACTTCATTTGGGGCTTATATCAGATGTAGATAATGCCTATCTTCACGAGCAATTAAAAGCGCTAAAAATACTGAAATTTTTTGATTCTATAACTACTTCTGAAGAAGTTGGGGTTAGAAAACCTTCCAAGAAAATTTTTAAAATTGCACTTAAGAAAGCAAAATGTGAGCCTCGAAATGCGCTTTATATTGGCGATTCGATTGAGCGCGATATTTTAGGCGCAAGAGCTGTCGGTATGATCCCAATATTATTTTCCAGCAACTTGAGCTCTAGCTCATTAAAAAGCCCAATAATAAAAATAAATTCACTGTTAGAGCTACGAAATATAGTTTCTGTACAAACCTGCAAGTTCCATGGATTAAAACCTTTCTAA